The genomic interval CACTTCCGTCTGACCACGCCGGCGATCATTCTGTGGTTGCTGGTTAAAGTGGCTGTGCTGATGTTGATAGCCAGATTGCCAACGATGTCGCCGACAGCCATGGCGATTATCCTGAACGGCATAAGTAACCTGTTATCCGCGATGCTGCTGGTTTATTTATTTCGTCTTTATATGCTGATCCGGTCATAAATAGCGCATACCCAGGCCTGACAGGTGGTGACAATCTGTTGACCAAGGTAATTTTCTGCAAATTGTTATGATTAATCGGGAATCCGACGGTATAAACAGCGATAATCAGCGCTTACTGAGATCGCTCGCCGCCACACCGGTGGCGAGATAATGATGCAAGATCAGGCAACGGATAGATGTAATGAAGCAACTTATTGATTTTATTCCACTTGTCGTGTTTTTTGTTGTTTATAAACTCTACGACATCTATGTCGCCTCTGGTGCTCTGGTGGCGGCGACAGCAGTCGCGTTAATCCTGAGCTGGGCGATCTATCGCAAAATCGAGAAAATGATGCTGCTCACCTTCATCATGGTGGCCATTTTTGGCAGCCTGACGCTGATTTTCCATAACGATCAGTTCATTAAATGGAAGGTGACTATTATTTACACGCTGTTTTCCGCCGCGTTGTTATTCAGCCAGTTCATTATGAAAAAACCCTTGATCCAGCAAATGCTTGGCAAGGAGCTCATGCTCCCGCTGCAGGTCTGGTCCCGGCTGAACGTCTCCTGGGCGATGTTCTTCCTGCTTTGCGGAATGGCCAATATCTATATCGCTTTCTGGCTACCGCAAAGTATCTGGGTCGATTTCAAAGTATTTGGCCTGACTGGTATGACGCTGGTATTTACTCTACTGTGTGGTATCTACATTTATCGCCACCTCCCTGTCGAACAGGAAAAGGCGAAAAGTGAAAGCGATAAATAACCACCCTGTTTTGACATGGGATTTTTTTACTCACAACCAGGTTCATTAATCTTATGAGCAAACAAGACGTATTCCCTCATGGAGAGCTGGTGTTGCGCACGTTGGCGATGCCAGCAGATACCAATGCGAACGGCGATATTTTTGGCGGATGGCTGATGTCTCAGATGGACATCGGCGGCGCCATACTGGCGAAAGAGATTGCTGAAGGCCGGGTAGTGACCGTCAAAGTAGACGAAATGACTTTTCTCAAACCTGTTGCGGTGGGTGATGTCGTCTGCTGCTACGCCCGTTGCGTCCGTACCGGGCGGACATCAATGAGTGTCAATGTGGAAGTGTGGGTAAAAAAGGTGTCATCCGACCCCATCGGGCATCGTTATCGTGCAACAGAAGCACTGTTTACGTATGTCGCGATAGATGAGGACGGGAAACCACGGGAACTGCCCGAAGGTAAAAGTCATTTTACACCGCTGTGATAATGGCTCCCTTTTAGACGAAAAAGGCGCCTGTGGGCGCCTTTTTAGGTTGTTGAACCGGCGCGCTATTCCATCGCAGCGCCGCCGTTGATTCTGAAAACGATCGTCACCACCAGCCCGGTCGCGGGTTTATTTTCTTCATAACGCCACTTGCGCATCGCCTGTTTGATATCGCGTTCGAACATATTTCGTGGTTCGGCAGACAAAATTTGAACATTATCAACGCGACCGCTCGAATCCACATCAAACTGAACTCTGACTTTACCCTCAATGCGCAATGCAAACGCCCGCGCCGGATACTCCGGTTGCGCACGGCTTAACGGACGCGGCCCGGAAGGCTGAGGATTAGGCGGCGGCGCCTGATGAACCGGCGCCGTATTCTGCACGACGGGTTGCGTCGGCGCCGGTGTCGACGTTTGGGGCGTTTCTTTGGGTGGCTCGACTTTTTTAACCGGCTTCGGTTTTGGCTTAGGTTGAGGTTTGGGCTCCGGTAGTGGTACAGGCACAGGTTTTGGCAACGGCGGCGGTTCCGGCTTAACCTCCGGCTCCAGCTCCGGCGGCGGCTCGGGTACTTTTTCCGGCACCGGTTGCGGCGCCGGCGCGGCCTCTTCCGGCGCGACATTGACCATCATCACCTTCATTGGCGGCGTTTCCGCCGGAATTTGTACAGAATTCAGGAATGATGCGTATAACAGCCCGGCAATCAGCGAACCGTGAATACCCACGGAAACCAGCAATGGCCATGAATAACGCCGAGTCAGGAAAAAAGTTTTTTGCGGCATAGTGGTATAGTGTCCTCTCTCGCCGCGATTTTAAATGCAAATAGCAATCATATTCAATACCAAATTGGCGATTAACCCGCTCACAAGATCATGATTCCCTAGCCAGATCAAGGTAATGGCGCATCAGGGATTGTGCTTCCATGACCACTGAGTATGATGAAACGGTCGTACCATTCATTATTCTTCCTAGTATGAGGTTTAGCATGCTGTACGTTATTTATGCCACTGATGTGCCGGACACACTGGCTCAGCGCCTTGAAGCCAGGCCCGCGCACCTTGCCCGCCTGCAAACCCTGCGCGATCAGGGCCGTTTACTGACCGCCGGCCCGCTACCCGCCGTTGACAGCGAGGATCCAGGTTCTGCCGGTTTCACTGGCTCCGTGGTCATCGCTGAATTCGCTTCGCTGCCGGAAGCTCAACGTTGGGCTGACGCTGATCCTTACATTGCCGCTGGAGTATATGCGTCTGTTGTGATCAAACCGTTCAAAAAGGTATTTTAATACCTTGTTTTAAAGAAACTTTCAGCATCACATAGACCCAACAAGCATAAATAAAAAGGACACATCATCAATGGTGTCCTTCACTCCTACCCTCAAATCGCCGTCCGTATTTTCCCCTCAAGATCATCCGCGGTATCCCAAATGATGGCACCGTCATCCATCGCGCCGTCAAGGAATCGGCGGGTTTCCCATCAGATGACTTCCACTGAAATATTTCAGTCATTTGTCAGTGTTATGTTGGCCGCAATTTCGCTTCAGAGGGTCATTATTATGTCGATACGTCCCCATTTTCTTCGCCGATGCCGTCAGTACCGTCTGAGTTTTCTGTCCGGTTTGCTACTGATTATCGGGCTCTTTTCCCTGCTGCAATTACTATCGGTAGGGATGATCTCAAGAACCATGATCGAACTGCGGCAGGACAATGCCGCCAATGAAATACTGAGGCAACAACAAGCATTGATGGATCAGGCTCGCATGGAAGCCATGAATGCCAGTGACAAACTTAACCGCGCCGGCATCTATCTGATGTTTGATAAAACTACCGGCTCCGTCGGCAGTTGGAACAGTTTGATGAGCGAAGCCGAAGCATCGCTGAAACGCTCGCAAGAGTATTACCAACGGCTCGGCGGTCTTTCGGCTGCGGATACCGCCTCTCCCGCTTTCACCGAACTGCGCAACAGCTACCAACAGTTGTACAACGGTTTGGCGGAATTGGCGGACGGCATTAAAAAACCAACGATACCGATATTTTTTTCGCCATTCCCATTCAGGCGTATCAAACGCTGTTCACGCAAAAGTACGCCCGTTATCTGCAGGAAAATGATGCCCGCTTGACACAACATACCCAAAGCCTGATTAGTCGGCTCGATGCCACCCAGACCATGTTCATTACTATTCTGGGGTTATTGCTGTGTATCTCGCTGATCGTCTGGATTGGCGTCAGTCGAGTGATTATTCGTCCCCTCAAACGCATCACTGAACATTTACAACTGATTGCCGCAGGCGATTTGTCTCACGATATCGGCGTCGAAAAGCGCACCACCCGCGAGATAGATCAGTTGAATCAAAGCGTCATTCAGATGCAAGGCGGTCTGGTCGCGCTGATAAGCCAGGTACGCCGGGGAATGGAAACCATGATGAACAACGTCAATGATGTGGCGACCGATAACCAGACCCTGTCATTACAGGCGCAGAAGCAATCTCAGGAACTGAAAGTCACCACCGAGCACATCATGCAGCTCAGCCAGCATCTGGAACAGAACGCTCGCTATACCCAGCAAGCTGGCCATCATGCCGGTGAAACCAGCCATATCGCCGAACAGGGCGAAACCATGATGAACGACGTTCGCCAGGCGATGACCGCCATCTCCGGGCGCAGTAAAGAGATGACTGAAGTCATCACTCTGATCGAAAACGTGGCATTCCAGACGCACATTTTGTCGTTGAATGCTTCTATTGAAGCGGCTCGGGCCGGCGAACTTGGCCGTGGATTCGCGGTTGTAGCACGGGAAGTGGGCTCTCTGGCTTCACAAAGCAGCCATTCCGCCCAAAACATCAATACGCTGATACGTGAATCCAATAACAGCGTGACGACGGGCTCCCGGCTGGTAGAACGCCTCAATGACAGTCTGCAGGAAATCATTCAGGCATCCCGAGGTACCAGTACCTTCCTGAATGAGATTACCGATATTTCACTGCAGCAGAACGACAGCATCCATGAAGTCACCGGCCGGATACGCACACTGAATGAAACCGTTATGCAGAATGCGCTACAGGTAGAAGCGTCCGCCGAGACCTTTAACCATTTGCTGGCACAGGCGGAGCAATTGAACATATCGGTCGCACAATTCAGATTGCCGAAACAACTGCAGGACGGTGATACAGACCAGCCCTCACTATCCGATGTCACGCCGTTACCGGCTGACGCCGGCGATTACGGCAAACCGGCATCCTACCAAGGTTCTCGCTGGGTG from Musicola paradisiaca NCPPB 2511 carries:
- a CDS encoding septation protein A; protein product: MKQLIDFIPLVVFFVVYKLYDIYVASGALVAATAVALILSWAIYRKIEKMMLLTFIMVAIFGSLTLIFHNDQFIKWKVTIIYTLFSAALLFSQFIMKKPLIQQMLGKELMLPLQVWSRLNVSWAMFFLLCGMANIYIAFWLPQSIWVDFKVFGLTGMTLVFTLLCGIYIYRHLPVEQEKAKSESDK
- the yciA gene encoding acyl-CoA thioester hydrolase YciA, with product MSKQDVFPHGELVLRTLAMPADTNANGDIFGGWLMSQMDIGGAILAKEIAEGRVVTVKVDEMTFLKPVAVGDVVCCYARCVRTGRTSMSVNVEVWVKKVSSDPIGHRYRATEALFTYVAIDEDGKPRELPEGKSHFTPL
- the tonB gene encoding TonB system transport protein TonB — translated: MPQKTFFLTRRYSWPLLVSVGIHGSLIAGLLYASFLNSVQIPAETPPMKVMMVNVAPEEAAPAPQPVPEKVPEPPPELEPEVKPEPPPLPKPVPVPLPEPKPQPKPKPKPVKKVEPPKETPQTSTPAPTQPVVQNTAPVHQAPPPNPQPSGPRPLSRAQPEYPARAFALRIEGKVRVQFDVDSSGRVDNVQILSAEPRNMFERDIKQAMRKWRYEENKPATGLVVTIVFRINGGAAME
- a CDS encoding YciI family protein, which translates into the protein MLYVIYATDVPDTLAQRLEARPAHLARLQTLRDQGRLLTAGPLPAVDSEDPGSAGFTGSVVIAEFASLPEAQRWADADPYIAAGVYASVVIKPFKKVF